The nucleotide sequence GATATGGCTGGATCCTAGGAAATTCTGTATCTATCTATATTTTGTCCTCCCAGCTGCCCGCACTGCAGTATTCAGCTTCATGAAGGCCAGGGAGGCTTCGACCAGAGAGAAGGACCTGTTTCGCAGTGTCAAGGTAAGGCGGATCCACATACCTGTATCTTGTTCATTAGGGTGCACTGTAGGAAAACAAGTTATTTTTATTGGACAGAGTTCAGATAGTACCTCACCCATTTTGAGACTACTGAACGGCAGGTAAGCCTAGTGTTtgaccagtaaccaaaaggttgctggttcgaactCGCGAGCCAACTAGGTCAGTGTGCCCTTGAGTTATTTCTATAACATGCCGGTCCAGACAAATCTTTTGTGATTTCACATTTTTgagaaaccccaaacagctaatCACTTCCGAAAAATATGAACACAGGCTCCAAATACGTCCTTTTAGAAACAGCAAAgcgatgcaggtctttagatgttggaatgacacatgaaattgtgtcattccaAACTTTATCCACAACATCTGAGTAAATGAGGAATACAAAGTATATTTACAGACagttgtagaatctatgccaaggggCATAGAAGCGGCTCGTGGTGGCCAACGCCCTATGATGACTAAGTTGGTGATTCCTTTACTTTGGCATTTAACTAGCAGCAGGCTACACAGAGAATTGAACAGCTGGACAGGGAAATTTAGAGTCGCCAAAAGGGAATATAACATTGCGTACAACATCTTAAGActtgcatcactatactgagagctttgcCATTTCTAAACGGATGTTTTTGGAGCGTCCAAATACTACAAGTGATTTTGCTGAAAGATGTCTAACCTGCCATTTACACATATATATAATCAATTTGACATTCTGGAATATGTAAGCACCTTAGCACAAAACAACAACCATCCTTTTCTCATTTCAGGATACAGATTTATCAAGAAACATCCCAGGCAAAGTTAAAGTATCAGCACCTAACCTAATGGCAGCCAAGAAGAAATAGACCTATACAATTTAGTCGACATGGGCTTTCTTCACAAAACAATGAGTTAACCCCACCCTTAATAGGACTTGGATGACAGGAAAAGCTTGTGCACCGACGCATTCATTTTCCTGGATCTTTACTTTCTTCGATATGATGGAGGGGGAAAGCAATGCAAAATGTCAGAACAAAATCGGACATTTATTTTTTCTTGATTCAAAATTAAGGTTTTTATAATGAAACTTGTGCAAATAATACAAAATGAGTAACTTTTTGTGGTAACTTCAGTGCAACTGGTATTATTACCTGATTAAAAACAGACAAAATACTACACGAGCCTCTTCTGACTAACATGGTCAAAGGAATAAGACCTTTCCAGCAGGACTGAACATGGTACTttcactttaaaaaaatatacatttttgaacACTGGCATGACAAATTCACACGTAAGGATAATGAATGTTGCCATGCTTGCTGATTGGCCAAACCCACTCCCATCAAAAGCCTACGTTTTTTTTCACTAAATTAATTCCACTCGTGACAAGATGGGTTGAGCCATCCTCTTTGTTCAGCTAGCACCAAGGCCATggctgtccacacacacaccccggcATCCCATAGAATGTGGTGGTATATGCCTCATGACCCCAGTGCGTTGATGCCTCCCATCCTCTGTTTGAGACTGTGTAGCAGGTGTTTAGGCAGGCAGTCCCATGACGCAGCCAGTAACTCTCTGTGCTGCAATGCTGCTTCCATACAGAACCTAGAGAGGGGGGGACAATCAGGCACCACTTAAGCAAGTTTTTCATTGACTAGGAGATGTATCAGAGCTGACGTGTTCATTagacaccaaacagaagaaaacggaCTGACTACTAACTCCCAGTAGTTAGGGCCATGTTTTTGTGTCTGGGTTCAGGGTTGTTTCTCTACTCACCAGACAAGTGACTTGGGTTGAACCGTGAACACCAGCAACTCTTTGCTGTGAGCCTGTTAAAGGCAATTGACATACCTTTATTCAAACCATACTTTGTAGTAAACCTGGTTATCAATCAGTTTTTAGTTCTAATTTATGTGACACTTGTGCCAGACACCAAGAAGGTGTGGTCTCACTGTACTCACTGCTCGCTGATGGGACAGCAGGTTATTGGCACAACCGCCAAACACAAACACCTCCCCATCAGAACCGGAACAGGCCGTGTGCCAGAGCCTGACACAAAAAAACAGGAAAATCACTTGACTCACATGactaaggacacacacacaagcagctcCTATTCATTACCACTAATTGGTTTCTCTTGGGATATTACCTGGGGCTCTGTGTATGATTGTGCTTGTACTGCTGCCACTCGTTCTTGCTGATGCAGTACAGCCAAGCGTCACCTGTATATATTACAAATGGATGGAGGAATAAAAACATTTGGTCATGCCATGGACTCAAGGAAAATGGACAAGGAAGTATTCTTCACTCACTCAGTGTCTCTCTATATGTTGTGAAGCCTCCGAACAGGAAGATGTGATCAGGTGACACGGGGGTGAGGGAGTGCCATGAGCGTCCCACAGGACCCTGCTGAGGAACACTCCTGTAGAGGAGATAGGACCGGGGTAAAGGGTTTGTCCCATAAAGGTGAACAGAGGTACATCCATGGGTTAGAGCACATCATCCTCCCATTAAAAAAAGGATTTTAATGCTAAGACATTTTGGATGAGGACCCCATCTCATACATTTCATGCCACTCCCAGGAATCCATGTTGATGTAGTACAAGTCGTTCAGGCGGTAATCCTGTTGTAAAAGAGACAAAGCATCAAACATTTAGAATACAAGATCCTTTATGTAATAAGTCATAGAAGTCAACATCTGTATCTACAGGCCAGTGATACCATTTCACATTAGACAGTGTGACAGTAATCTCTTTTCAGAACATTCCTACTTACCCTGTAACGCCCCCCAAACACATAGCCTCGGTTGCCCACCTTGGCACAGGCATGTGCTGCCCGGGGAGATGGGGCATTACCCTTCAATAAAAAGGGGGAATGGAGAGGTGAGACTGGAGCTCCCATTGAAACGGATGTGCAAAATGGCTTCCAACACAGAAAGCTGTGACATGATTTAAGGGAATGCTATTACCTTGGTGACTGGCTGGCTCCAGGTGGACATCTCCAGGTCCAGGATGTGAATGTGGTTGTTCCAGCCCCGCCCCGGATTATCTCCCTATTACACCACACAGAGAAGGGGTTGTTTTCATTAGGGCATGCAAACATTTAACTACGGAACAAAAATGTGCATTTCTTATTGGTTGTCCATCCCcgtttcagtaaaaaaaaaatatgtttggtGCCTAATTAACACGACCAAGAACTTTACTATCATTGACAACTCCCTTTGCTGCAGACAGATACACTTAACAGACCATTTTCATACTGATGTTAAAAGCAGCTGAATGTTTCAAGGGTTGTGCAATTAATTGACCATACCATGAATGAAGTTTCATCGTATTCAAATGTCCCTCTGTGAGCTCCTTGTGCCATATATCCGTAGCCCCCGAAGAATACTAGCCTGTGAATAGCCAGCAGTTAATGGAGAAATGGTTTGAAGTGACAAATGCATCAAAGGTATTGGGAAGTTCAGAAGATCATCAGTCAATTTTGTATGATCTTCTGTGTAGAATTTCTCTTGCGACCCCATAACTTGGTAAACGCTGCTTTAGAGGTAATGAGATGGAGCAACTATAAGACCTATTATATAAATACACTGCCTGCCAATAGACCAACTCACCTATTcttgtgaacccagcagcccagTTTGTCCTTGCAGGACGGGGCCAGGCCCTTAAGATCCTTCATCTCCTCCCAGCAGAGGAGAGGTGTTCGGAGAGGGAGCCGAAAGACCTGAAGGGCAGACGGTATAAATGGAATAAGACTAGTCTCTTGTAACAAACATTAacattttaaaggcccagtgcagtcaaaattctgTTCTCCTGTGTTTTGTGTCATTGTACAACAAATGTAGCGATTAAAAGTTAAATGGGCTTCCATCGCAAAATGTTTTTTGCGGGTGCCCACTGGCATTGCTCTCCAGACAACAGCTTTAACAGCACACTGTTAGCTTGAGCGAAaatatagcctacatgatgagattattattaaTCTCATCGATCGAGatttttgtatttgtcaaatggcagccaagcatcgattaagatgtcaccagaataagaacctcaatatttattggaaaggagcatcaagctcatcaccttgcactttcaccactctGCGAagttcatctgtagcctaataaactgcatgctttcctgacgagttgtagtgggaggacatgtcatcacgtgactccaagtttactttgatatgtTATATCAATACTTGCGCATTTCCACCGACAtttctttcaaaatacattttacaaacGCAAAAAGATCCTACCTAGCGCATTTAGTTGTCGACATTTGGGAAGAAAATGTTTGTTTCCATTATGCTGGTCATTACATGTTTTACTTCATTACTTTACTGTTGGCCGGAAACCTGGTTACtgtaaaaaaaagtgttataGTGGAAAATACAATCTACATAGGGCCATCTAATCAGCCTGTTTGCATGGGAAGGAGTTTTGGCTTTCCTGGTGATATCACCAGGCCATAAATTGATTAATAACAAACATCTCCAAACCTGTATCCCAATAACAGCTAGTATTGTTTTCCCCTCCACACTCAGCCACAGTCcttgcaaaattcttgcttgagaaatattttttttgctATCAAGCGATTGTCAGTTTTAATGAAAaaattacagtaaggtacttaatagttacccagaaattatttgacaTCGATATAAAtatggctgcattgggcctttaagacTGTTGGCAAACAGGCTTCTGAGGTGAGATAAGGATAAATGCATATATCCTGCCATGGTGCTTAAAggagcaatcagcagttgctacatccatttgtgGACttaataaattaatgatatgtaccccaTTGATTCTTTCagaacttataaatgcctcatgaatttagttcaactctcgtaccccatcagaaaccaaaataaaagcttgtttactccaatgtttgtaaacaaacactatatagcatCAAACCagggttaaaactatcattttgatatcatggatggtcagtccttgcattcatagctctctctatgaatttgagagtgcttACATTTTTCCAgaccatccctcagctgtttaccaaatcaGGGTTGGGGagccgctttgttattgtttctactgggATTGTTGCTTTAAAGTGGGGGCAGGGATTTTAAATGGAAAATTCTGTAATTCTCTAATCATCACTGCTTACATGTGAAATAGTTGCATCGAAAGATACCTCCATGTTGGTAGCATGCAGCACAAAATATTTCCAGTTTCTGGAAAGGGGGGGGGCTGGGAACGGCTTTGGCAGAAAGGGAGGGGTGTAGACTTCAAATCCTTTGCCCCTAGAATACTACTGCAAACACAGCAGTTGGCCAGCGTGCACGAGAAATTTGGTTCTGTGTGCCGAAATTATACAagacaacacgcacacacacacacacccggttAGTATTTCCTCTGGCATGGTGGCCTCCAAACAGATAGAGGACGCCGTCCACACACACTCCACAGCTGCCAGACATGGCGGCATGAAGGTTACCCCCCGCCATCTGCTTCTTCCTGCAAATAGAcagtagatacagtgccttcaaagtattcacaccccttgacttttaccacattttgttgtgttgtagcctgaatttaaaatggattacatttagttTTTGTGgcattggcctacacacaataccccataatgtcaaagtggaatgtttttcaaaaaaaattacaaattaatttaaaaaaaataaagctGAATtgccttgagtcaataagtagtcAACTTGTTTGttattgcaagcctaaataagttcaggagtaaaaatgtgcttaacaagtcataagttgcatggacactgtgtacaataatagtgtttaacattattttttttaatgactacctcattgctaccccacacatacaattatctgtaaggtccctcagttgagcagtacatttcaaacacaaaagacctgggaggttttccaatacctcaCAAAGACGGCAACCTataggtagatgggtaaaaaaataacagatattgaatatccctttgagcatggtgaaattattaattacacttttgatggtgtatcaatacacccagtcactacaaagatactggCGTCCTTCCTGCCGGAGATGAAGGAAACtagggatttcactatgaggtcaatggtgacttcaatagctgtgataggagaaaacggaggatggatcaacaacattgtagctactccacaatactatAACCTAATTgactgagtgaaaagaaggaagcctgtacagaatataaatattccaaaaatatgcatcatgtttgcaataaggcactaaagtaaaacagcCCGAAATGAAAGTCCTGAATACAAAgatatgtttgtggcaaatcctacacaacatcactgagtaccacgctTCATTTTCAAgcgtggtggctgcatcatgttatgggtatgcttgtcatcggcaaggattCCAGAATTTaagataaaaataaacagaatagcacaggcaaaatccttgaggaaaacctggttcagtctgtctTCCAACCgatactgggagacaaattcacctttcagcaggactataccctaaaacacaaggccaaatattctCTGGAGTcacttaccaagacgacattgaatgttcctgagtggcttagttaTAGCTTTGATTTAAAATTGGCtgggaaatctatggcaagacttaaatggctgtctagtaatgatcaacaaccaacttcacaaagcttgaagaatttgtTAAATAATAgttggcaaatattgtacaatccaggtgtgcaaagctcttaagacttacccagaaagactcatagctgtagtcgctgtcaaaggtgattctaacatgcattgactcaggggtgtgaatacttatataaattagatatctgtatttaattttcaataaatttgctaaagtttctaaaaacgtgttcgctttgtcattattgggtattgagtTTTAGTCGAATCCATTttgtattcaggctgtaacaacaaaatgttgaataagtcaagtgatatgaatactttctgaaggcactgtataaggtctggtcaaaagttgtgcactatatagggaatagggtgccatttgatttGTGACAACCTAGATTTCACAGCTAGACACAACTACAAACAAAATTAAGTTAAAATCCTTATTACCATTGTTCTGTCTCCATGTTGTATATCCAGATTTCATTCCTTGGCAAGTATAAGTCAATGAAGCCAGTGGTCTGGGAATTCTAGTTAGAAGACAAACAAGAGGGAAGTCAATGGAATCTTGACACTGTTTTAGTCCACTTGACCCATGTCACACTTTCCCTGGTAATAGATAACACAGTAAAACTCCATACAAAATGTTTAGGAAGGTCAAAGTTGATGCCAAATCTCCCAGTAAAAATTATGGTTAAAGACTGATTGGAATGGTATAGTTCAGAATTCTATTATTTAGATACACTATAAACTAACATCTAAACAAAGGTCTTAATAAATATTACTGTTCATCTGACAGCAAATTCcaaatgtctgtctgtcagtcatacTTGCTTACCTTATATCCTCCCCAAACATACATGCAGTGGCCATCCACCACTGCTATGTGGCCACTGCGCTCAGCTGGCTGGTCCAACTCAAAGGGCTCTTCAGTGTCCAGAAGAACTGCATCCTCATCGAGTTCATCAGCCTCATCCCCCACCCAGTCaaattctctctcctcttcatctctctcggactcctcgtcttcctcctcaACAGGCAAGCGGTCAGCATTGTCCTCCATTTCTGCCATGATCACCTGGATGGGAGAAGAGGGCTACATAGTTTTGCATGCACAAGGATTTTGAGGGTTATTGGAGCGATAGACATTTACTGTAGTTAAGAATTCCCATCCCCAACATGGGGCTATAAGCAGCTAGCTCAACTACACacaccagtttattaggtacactcatctacactgaacaaaaatatgaacacgtTAGgggttggtttcatgagctgaaatacgacatcccagaaatgtcccatatgcacaaaaagcgtatttccctcaaattgtgtgcacaaatgtgtttacatccctgttagtgagcatttctcctttgccaagataatccatccacctgatagggatggcatatcaagaagctgattaaaacagcaagatcattacacaagtgcaccatTTCTCAATCGTTACATTAATTTCACTCAAACTTtggtttagagaatttggcaatacatccaaccggcctcacaaccgcagaccacgtgtatggaattgtgtgggcgagtggtttgctgatgtaaaTGTTGTGAACagtgtgccccatggtggtggtggggttatggtatgggaaggcataagctacggactaTGAACACAATTCGCTTTTTATCtatgtcaatttgaatgcacagagataacgtgacaagattctgaggcccattgtcgtgccattcattcgcCTCCATCACCTAATTTTTTCAGCATGATatctcaaggatctgtacacaattcctggaagctgaaaatgtcccaatgCTTCCACAGCCTGCATACTCAGACCTGTCCCCcaatgagcatgtttggaatgctctggatagACATGTCCGACAGCGTGTTTCaattcctgccaatatccagcaacttcgcacagccattgaggaggagtgggacaacattccacaggccacaatcaacagcctgatcaactctatgcaaaggagatgtgtgtCGAGCTGAATGAGGCCCCCATAGTCAgtatcacaccagatactgactttttttctggtatctgtgaccaacagatgcatatttgtattgccagtcatgtgaaatccatagatagggcctaattaattgatttcaattgactgaattccttatatgaactaactcagtaaaatctatgaaattgttgcatgttacatttatttttgttcagtatagtaccGGGTTGGACCCCcatttgcctccagaacagcccaaattattattgtttttagctgataggagtggaacccagcGTGGTCTGCTACTGCAATAGCCAAACCGTGACAATGCTCGACAAGTTGTGCATTCTGAGATGTTGTTctacacaccactgttgtactgtgccattatttgtctgtttgtggcccgcctgttagcttgcacgattttTGCAATTCTCCTTCACCCACAGCACTACCGCTAActggatgtttttttgtttgtcgccCATTCTTGGGAAACCCTAGACCTGTGGTCACCAACTGGTcaatcttcaaggcattcctagtcgatcaccaaacatttcgtACCGTTGgcgcacttgattcagcagccctacaaggcaaagtgttcccattttgaaccatttcatgtctgaaggtagaactctgCCTGCCCAGTCAAGTGCAGCCATAGGCCTACTGCTGGCCAATCATAGCTCAGATCAACACATCTGCAGTTTCCTCGAGGCATAAACTGTAAAAAGAAGCCTCAAACGCCTGGCAAAGTTGATACTGAGATTTCAAAAGCATTACTAGaactcaacgaatacagcaaagagctgtttttatgagtaagttcatgtttaggttgttattcagcactgtcaacactttgttcaacacttttataaagCCATAAAATGTGCATTCTCCCTACTTCCGctcacgctacaaccagcactgcagctgcaatgaatgagtatagcAAAGTGTTCCAATAAGCTTGCGTTGTTATTATTCGCAGCTTGTCTATTTTAATAgaggaatatttaactttctctggtcatatgAGTAATGTTAATTGgcgcatgaggcagaaataatgcgtgACTTGAGTTTCGcaatcagctggaagactgtgtccccttttctcagtGGAAGAAGGTGTGCG is from Salvelinus namaycush isolate Seneca chromosome 28, SaNama_1.0, whole genome shotgun sequence and encodes:
- the LOC120023609 gene encoding kelch domain-containing protein 2-like; protein product: MAEMEDNADRLPVEEEDEESERDEEEREFDWVGDEADELDEDAVLLDTEEPFELDQPAERSGHIAVVDGHCMYVWGGYKNSQTTGFIDLYLPRNEIWIYNMETEQWKKQMAGGNLHAAMSGSCGVCVDGVLYLFGGHHARGNTNRVFRLPLRTPLLCWEEMKDLKGLAPSCKDKLGCWVHKNRLVFFGGYGYMAQGAHRGTFEYDETSFMGDNPGRGWNNHIHILDLEMSTWSQPVTKGNAPSPRAAHACAKVGNRGYVFGGRYRDYRLNDLYYINMDSWEWHEMSVPQQGPVGRSWHSLTPVSPDHIFLFGGFTTYRETLSDAWLYCISKNEWQQYKHNHTQSPRLWHTACSGSDGEVFVFGGCANNLLSHQRAAHSKELLVFTVQPKSLVWFCMEAALQHRELLAASWDCLPKHLLHSLKQRMGGINALGS